From a region of the Lactuca sativa cultivar Salinas chromosome 4, Lsat_Salinas_v11, whole genome shotgun sequence genome:
- the LOC111903478 gene encoding monoterpene synthase TPS4, chloroplastic, which translates to MKPQIHLLTITGNIKMATQFFTRSISNSNDFSWSNFHNPWRLVSSSPSKLISRYYRFTSLPVLPRAIIATPSSQGNASFLVNFSQPTVISSEVHGSNRVTELKEKIRALMTDSNPIILMELVDKIQRLGLGCTFEEDINKIMKYLVQGHPNDDLYTVSLRFRLLRHNGLHVNPDVFGSFMDANGKFKESLSEDIEALLSLYEASYMGADGEDILSEAREFTTRHLKKSVFKLTPLLRNKVLQSLKLPRHLRMERLEARMYIEEYGNEQDHIPILLELAKLEYNEIQILHQMEISEITRWWKHLGLTDKLPFARDRPLECFLWTVGLLPERKYSTKRIEVAKTISILLVIDDIFDTYGSYDDLVLFTKAIQRWDMQEIEQLPEYMKICYMALCNTTNEICYEILKEHGLNVLPFLRKTWIEMVEAFMVEAEWVKRGTEPNLKDYIENGVKTAGTYMALVHLFFLIGEGVTPENMRTLTDSYPSFFSISGTILRLWDDLGTSKEEQERGDVASSIQLLMKEKNITCEEEGRKYILQFIDSSWKELNKTLVVPNTLPISIIRIALNMARASQVVYQHEESSYFSRVDNHVKSLFFAPIQI; encoded by the exons ATGAAACCACAAATTCATCTTCTAACCATAACAGGAAACATAAAAATGGCTACACAATTCTTTACTCGCTCAATCTCTAATTCAAATGATTTTTCATGGAGCAATTTTCACAATCCATGGCGGTTGGTGAGTTCTTCACCAAGCAAATTAATCTCCAGGTATTACAGGTTCACGTCTCTACCTGTTTTGCCACGTGCCATCATTGCAACCCCATCATCCCAAGGCAACGCTTCTTTTCTCGTGAATTTTAGCCAACCCACG GTAATCTCTTCAGAAGTACATGGTAGCAATAGAGTCACAGAGCTAAAGGAAAAGATAAGAGCTTTAATGACAGATTCAAACCCAATCATATTGATGGAGTTAGTTGACAAAATTCAAAGATTGGGGTTAGGGTGCACTTTTGAAGAAGatattaataaaataatgaaATATCTTGTTCAAGGTCATCCAAATGACGATTTATATACAGTGTCACTTCGTTTTCGCCTTCTTCGCCACAATGGTCTCCATGTTAATCCTG ATGTTTTTGGATCATTCATGGATGCAAATGGTAAATTCAAAGAGTCATTGAGTGAAGATATAGAGGCTTTGCTGAGTTTATATGAAGCTTCATACATGGGTGCAGATGGAGAAGATATTCTATCAGAGGCCAGGGAATTTACAACAAGGCACCTCAAGAAATCAGTATTCAAATTAACCCCCTTATTACGTAACAAAGTTCTTCAAAGTTTAAAGCTACCAAGACATCTAAGAATGGAAAGATTAGAAGCAAGAATGTATATTGAAGAATATGGCAATGAACAAGATCACATCCCAATTTTGCTAGAGCTTGCAAAGTTGGAATACAATGAAATCCAAATACTTCACCAAATGGAGATCTCTGAGATAACAAG GTGGTGGAAGCATTTGGGTCTAACGGATAAACTTCCTTTTGCCCGAGATCGGCCTCTTGAGTGTTTTCTATGGACTGTTGGGCTCTTACCTGAGCGAAAATACTCCACCAAGAGAATCGAGGTGGCTAAAACCATTTCCATTTTGTTGGTAATTGATGATATATTCGACACTTATGGCTCCTATGATGATCTTGTACTATTCACAAAAGCAATTCAAAG ATGGGACATGCAAGAAATAGAACAACTACCTGAGTACATGAAGATATGCTACATGGCATTGTGTAATACCACCAATGAGATTTGTTATGAAATCCTTAAAGAACATGGATTGAATGTTCTTCCATTCCTGCGCAAGACG TGGATTGAGATGGTTGAGGCGTTTATGGTGGAAGCTGAATGGGTAAAAAGAGGAACTGAACCAAATCTGAAAGACTACATAGAGAATGGGGTTAAAACAGCAGGGACATACATGGCATTGGTGCATCTATTCTTTCTCATTGGAGAAGGTGTTACTCCAGAAAATATGAGAACTCTTACTGATTCATACCCTAGTTTCTTCTCGATATCGGGAACAATTCTTCGTCTTTGGGATGATCTGGGAACTTCAAAG GAGGAACAAGAAAGAGGGGATGTAGCATCAAGCATACAATTGTTGATGAAAGAGAAGAATATTAcatgtgaagaagaaggaaggaaataCATCTTACAGTTTATCGACTCTTCATGGAAAGAACTTAACAAAACACTAGTTGTACCAAACACATTGCCCATTTCGATCATTAGAATTGCCCTAAATATGGCAAGAGCTTCTCAAGTTGTTTATCAACATGAAGAAAGTAGTTATTTCTCACGTGTAGATAATCATGTAAAATCTCTTTTTTTCGCTCCAATACAAATCTAG
- the LOC111903492 gene encoding uncharacterized protein LOC111903492 encodes MLARISAASNVLQQYRKIPSSGPRELTPAMVRSIEEVDKPAKRGKKTENQKEAPVSKSTKGQTPKKRKYDKAATSHAQPKKQKKPARKLILQSSSDSDSEYVPPKHQSAPPLESKSESSDDEASGRDTTTTTTTIGAHSTAPTPPVTTEPPVTTEPTATTKPLSLTPSTETTHVLGGEDLEFDSTYFSPYRVQSNDDDNEPVTKRHLKAVNEKLDQLLSSSSSASYSEAALKALFSFVVQEHNASLSVAAKAIEASTSQCQQASLVVEASTKECQDATAKVNKLVSEAHMFLDSLQAAAKKNAQTVNASVDHLQWSLQSERSNLEAVRQAIETANESLHANVMIA; translated from the exons ATGCTCGCTCGTATCTCTGCAGCGAGTAATGTTCTACAACAGTACAGGAAGATTCCATCTTCAGGTCCAAGGGAGCTTACGCCAGccatggttcgctccattgaAGAGGTTGACAAGCCAGCGAAAAGGGGTAAGAAAACTGAGAATCAGAAGGAGGCACCAGTTTCCAAATCAACCAAGGGGCAAACCCCTAAGAAGCGAAAGTATGACAAGGCTGCTACATCACATGCTCAACCGAAGAAACAAAAGAAGCCTGCTAGGAAGCTCATACTCCAATCTTCCAGTGATTCAGACTCAGAGTATGTTCCTCCCAAACATCAGTCTGCTCCTCCTTTAGAATCTAAGAGCGAAAGCTCAGATGATGAGGCTTCGGGTCGAG ACACTACTACCACCACTACTACCATAGGAGCTCATTCTACCGCTCCCACTCCACCTGTAACAACCGAACCCCCTGTCACAACCGAACCTACAGCCACTACCAAACCTTTATCTCTTACTCCATCCACAGAAACCACCCATGTtctaggcggtgaggacttggaatttgattccacgtATTTTAGTCCTTACCGTGTACAAAGTAATGATGATGATAATGAGCCTGTTACAAAGCGTCATCTCAAGGCAGTAAATGAAAAACTTGATCAACTGCTCTCATCCTCTTCCTCTGCATCTTACTCTGAAGCTGCTTTAAAGGCCCTGTTCTCATTTGTTGTTCAAGAACACAATGCCTCCCTCTCTGTTGCAGCTAAAGCGATTGAAGCCTCCACTTCACAATGTCAACAAGCCTCTCTTGTTGTTGAGGCTTCTACCAAGGAGTGCCAGGATGCAACCGCAAAAGTCAATAAACTAGTTTCTGAAGCTCACATGTTTTTAGATTCTTTGCAGGCGGCTGCTAAGAAGAATGCTCAAACCGTCAATGCTTCGGTGGATCACCTTCAATGGTCCCTTCAATCTGAAAGGTCCAACCTTGAAGCTGTACGCCAAGCGATCGAGACTGCAAACGAGTCTCTACATGCTAATGTTATGATCGCCTGA